In a genomic window of Dyadobacter fermentans DSM 18053:
- a CDS encoding ABC transporter ATP-binding protein has product MIKLQNVEKVYRTSSIETLALNNINLDVKKGEFVSIMGPSGCGKSTLLNIIGLLDAPSKGQIEIDGTPVERYTDKHLAELRNRKLGFIFQSFHLINDLSVVDNVEIPLLYRNTSAKQRRELARNALEKVGLSNRMKHFPKQLSGGQKQRVAIARAIVGNPEIILADEPTGNLDSAMGNEILGILQKLNSDGATIVMVTHDEAMAKKTDRLIRLFDGTQVS; this is encoded by the coding sequence ATGATCAAATTACAAAACGTAGAAAAAGTTTACCGCACGAGCTCTATCGAGACGCTCGCTTTGAACAATATCAACCTGGATGTTAAAAAAGGCGAATTCGTTTCGATCATGGGGCCGTCGGGTTGTGGGAAGAGCACATTGCTCAACATCATCGGGTTGCTGGACGCGCCATCGAAGGGCCAGATCGAGATCGACGGCACGCCGGTGGAGCGCTACACCGACAAACACCTGGCCGAATTGCGCAACCGGAAGCTGGGTTTTATTTTTCAGAGTTTTCACCTGATCAATGATCTATCAGTGGTAGATAACGTCGAAATTCCGCTGCTTTACAGGAATACATCCGCGAAGCAGCGCCGAGAGCTCGCTCGGAATGCGCTGGAAAAAGTCGGATTGAGCAATCGCATGAAGCATTTTCCCAAGCAGCTTTCGGGCGGACAGAAACAGCGCGTAGCCATTGCCCGGGCAATCGTCGGCAATCCCGAAATCATCCTCGCCGACGAGCCTACCGGCAACCTCGACAGCGCCATGGGCAACGAGATCCTCGGCATTCTGCAAAAGCTGAATAGCGACGGCGCGACGATCGTAATGGTAACCCACGACGAAGCCATGGCCAAAAAAACCGACCGGCTCATCAGGCTGTTCGACGGAACGCAGGTTAGTTAA